A stretch of the Microtus pennsylvanicus isolate mMicPen1 chromosome 16, mMicPen1.hap1, whole genome shotgun sequence genome encodes the following:
- the Mbnl1 gene encoding muscleblind-like protein 1 isoform X15 — protein sequence MQQSFQKRGGDCISRWEGSPYYTGSDTNYQYCTVEPMFSVAPSLATNASAAFNPYLGPVSPSLVPAEILPTAPMLVTGNPGVPVPAAAAAAAQKLMRTDRLEVCREYQRGNCNRGENDCRFAHPADSTMIDTNDNTVTVCMDYIKGRCSREKCKYFHPPAHLQAKIKAAQYQVNQAAAAQAAATAAAMGIPQAVLPPLPKRPALEKTNGATAVFNTGIFQYQQALANMQLQQHTAFLPPGSILCMTPATSVVPMVHGATPATVSAATTSATSVPFAATATANQIPIISAEHLTSHKYVTQM from the exons ATGCAACAGTCATTCCAAAAAAGAGGGGGGGATTGCATTTCGAGGTGGGAGGGATCCCCATATTACACCGGCAGTGATACCAATTATCAGTACTGTACAGTCGAG CCAATGTTTTCAGTTGCACCAAGCTTAGCCACCAATGCATCAGCAGCCTTTAATCCCTACCTGGGGCCTGTTTCCCCAAGCCTGGTTCCAGCAGAAATCTTGCCTACTGCACCAATGTTGGTCACGGGGAATCCTGGAGTTCCAGtgccagctgctgctgcagctgctgcacaGAAATTAATGCGGACAGATAGACTCGAG GTGTGTCGAGAGTACCAGCGAGGCAACTGCAACCGAGGAGAGAATGATTGTCGGTTTGCTCACCCTGCTGACAGCACAATGATTGACACCAATGACAACACCGTCACCGTCTGCATGGATTACATCAAAGGGAGATGCTCTCGGGAGAAGTGCAAATACTTCCACCCTCCTGCACACCTGCAAGCCAAGATCAAGGCTGCCCAATACCAGGTCAACCAGGCTGCAGCAGCACAGGCTGCGGCCACTGCAGCTGCCATG GGAATTCCTCAAGCTGTACTTCCCCCATTGCCAAAGAGGCCTGCTCTTGAAAAAACCAACGGTGCCACCGCAGTCTTTAACACTGGTATTTTCCAATACCAACAGGCCCTAGCCAACATGCAGTTACAGCAGCATACCGCCTTCCTCCCACCAG GCTCAATATTGTGCATGACACCCGCTACAAGTGTTG TTCCCATGGTGCACGGTGCTACGCCAGCCACTGTGTCCGCAGCAACAACATCTGCCACAAGTGTTCCCTTCGCTGCAACAGCCACAGCCAACCAG
- the Mbnl1 gene encoding muscleblind-like protein 1 isoform X17 has translation MAMLAQQMQLANAMMPGTPLQPVPMFSVAPSLATNASAAFNPYLGPVSPSLVPAEILPTAPMLVTGNPGVPVPAAAAAAAQKLMRTDRLEVCREYQRGNCNRGENDCRFAHPADSTMIDTNDNTVTVCMDYIKGRCSREKCKYFHPPAHLQAKIKAAQYQVNQAAAAQAAATAAAMGIPQAVLPPLPKRPALEKTNGATAVFNTGIFQYQQALANMQLQQHTAFLPPGSILCMTPATSVVPMVHGATPATVSAATTSATSVPFAATATANQIPIISAEHLTSHKYVTQM, from the exons ATGGCCATGTTGGCCCAGCAGATGCAGCTAGCCAATGCCATGATGCCTGGTACCCCATTACAGCCCGTG CCAATGTTTTCAGTTGCACCAAGCTTAGCCACCAATGCATCAGCAGCCTTTAATCCCTACCTGGGGCCTGTTTCCCCAAGCCTGGTTCCAGCAGAAATCTTGCCTACTGCACCAATGTTGGTCACGGGGAATCCTGGAGTTCCAGtgccagctgctgctgcagctgctgcacaGAAATTAATGCGGACAGATAGACTCGAG GTGTGTCGAGAGTACCAGCGAGGCAACTGCAACCGAGGAGAGAATGATTGTCGGTTTGCTCACCCTGCTGACAGCACAATGATTGACACCAATGACAACACCGTCACCGTCTGCATGGATTACATCAAAGGGAGATGCTCTCGGGAGAAGTGCAAATACTTCCACCCTCCTGCACACCTGCAAGCCAAGATCAAGGCTGCCCAATACCAGGTCAACCAGGCTGCAGCAGCACAGGCTGCGGCCACTGCAGCTGCCATG GGAATTCCTCAAGCTGTACTTCCCCCATTGCCAAAGAGGCCTGCTCTTGAAAAAACCAACGGTGCCACCGCAGTCTTTAACACTGGTATTTTCCAATACCAACAGGCCCTAGCCAACATGCAGTTACAGCAGCATACCGCCTTCCTCCCACCAG GCTCAATATTGTGCATGACACCCGCTACAAGTGTTG TTCCCATGGTGCACGGTGCTACGCCAGCCACTGTGTCCGCAGCAACAACATCTGCCACAAGTGTTCCCTTCGCTGCAACAGCCACAGCCAACCAG
- the Mbnl1 gene encoding muscleblind-like protein 1 isoform X18 — protein sequence MQQSFQKRGGDCISRWEGSPYYTGSDTNYQYCTVEPMFSVAPSLATNASAAFNPYLGPVSPSLVPAEILPTAPMLVTGNPGVPVPAAAAAAAQKLMRTDRLEVCREYQRGNCNRGENDCRFAHPADSTMIDTNDNTVTVCMDYIKGRCSREKCKYFHPPAHLQAKIKAAQYQVNQAAAAQAAATAAAMGIPQAVLPPLPKRPALEKTNGATAVFNTGIFQYQQALANMQLQQHTAFLPPVPMVHGATPATVSAATTSATSVPFAATATANQIPIISAEHLTSHKYVTQM from the exons ATGCAACAGTCATTCCAAAAAAGAGGGGGGGATTGCATTTCGAGGTGGGAGGGATCCCCATATTACACCGGCAGTGATACCAATTATCAGTACTGTACAGTCGAG CCAATGTTTTCAGTTGCACCAAGCTTAGCCACCAATGCATCAGCAGCCTTTAATCCCTACCTGGGGCCTGTTTCCCCAAGCCTGGTTCCAGCAGAAATCTTGCCTACTGCACCAATGTTGGTCACGGGGAATCCTGGAGTTCCAGtgccagctgctgctgcagctgctgcacaGAAATTAATGCGGACAGATAGACTCGAG GTGTGTCGAGAGTACCAGCGAGGCAACTGCAACCGAGGAGAGAATGATTGTCGGTTTGCTCACCCTGCTGACAGCACAATGATTGACACCAATGACAACACCGTCACCGTCTGCATGGATTACATCAAAGGGAGATGCTCTCGGGAGAAGTGCAAATACTTCCACCCTCCTGCACACCTGCAAGCCAAGATCAAGGCTGCCCAATACCAGGTCAACCAGGCTGCAGCAGCACAGGCTGCGGCCACTGCAGCTGCCATG GGAATTCCTCAAGCTGTACTTCCCCCATTGCCAAAGAGGCCTGCTCTTGAAAAAACCAACGGTGCCACCGCAGTCTTTAACACTGGTATTTTCCAATACCAACAGGCCCTAGCCAACATGCAGTTACAGCAGCATACCGCCTTCCTCCCACCAG TTCCCATGGTGCACGGTGCTACGCCAGCCACTGTGTCCGCAGCAACAACATCTGCCACAAGTGTTCCCTTCGCTGCAACAGCCACAGCCAACCAG
- the Mbnl1 gene encoding muscleblind-like protein 1 isoform X20: MAMLAQQMQLANAMMPGTPLQPVPMFSVAPSLATNASAAFNPYLGPVSPSLVPAEILPTAPMLVTGNPGVPVPAAAAAAAQKLMRTDRLEVCREYQRGNCNRGENDCRFAHPADSTMIDTNDNTVTVCMDYIKGRCSREKCKYFHPPAHLQAKIKAAQYQVNQAAAAQAAATAAAMGIPQAVLPPLPKRPALEKTNGATAVFNTGIFQYQQALANMQLQQHTAFLPPGSILCMTPATSVDTHNICRTSD; encoded by the exons ATGGCCATGTTGGCCCAGCAGATGCAGCTAGCCAATGCCATGATGCCTGGTACCCCATTACAGCCCGTG CCAATGTTTTCAGTTGCACCAAGCTTAGCCACCAATGCATCAGCAGCCTTTAATCCCTACCTGGGGCCTGTTTCCCCAAGCCTGGTTCCAGCAGAAATCTTGCCTACTGCACCAATGTTGGTCACGGGGAATCCTGGAGTTCCAGtgccagctgctgctgcagctgctgcacaGAAATTAATGCGGACAGATAGACTCGAG GTGTGTCGAGAGTACCAGCGAGGCAACTGCAACCGAGGAGAGAATGATTGTCGGTTTGCTCACCCTGCTGACAGCACAATGATTGACACCAATGACAACACCGTCACCGTCTGCATGGATTACATCAAAGGGAGATGCTCTCGGGAGAAGTGCAAATACTTCCACCCTCCTGCACACCTGCAAGCCAAGATCAAGGCTGCCCAATACCAGGTCAACCAGGCTGCAGCAGCACAGGCTGCGGCCACTGCAGCTGCCATG GGAATTCCTCAAGCTGTACTTCCCCCATTGCCAAAGAGGCCTGCTCTTGAAAAAACCAACGGTGCCACCGCAGTCTTTAACACTGGTATTTTCCAATACCAACAGGCCCTAGCCAACATGCAGTTACAGCAGCATACCGCCTTCCTCCCACCAG GCTCAATATTGTGCATGACACCCGCTACAAGTGTTG
- the Mbnl1 gene encoding muscleblind-like protein 1 isoform X12, with amino-acid sequence MAMLAQQMQLANAMMPGTPLQPVPMFSVAPSLATNASAAFNPYLGPVSPSLVPAEILPTAPMLVTGNPGVPVPAAAAAAAQKLMRTDRLEVCREYQRGNCNRGENDCRFAHPADSTMIDTNDNTVTVCMDYIKGRCSREKCKYFHPPAHLQAKIKAAQYQVNQAAAAQAAATAAAMTQSAVKSLKRPLEATFDLGIPQAVLPPLPKRPALEKTNGATAVFNTGIFQYQQALANMQLQQHTAFLPPGSILCMTPATSVVPMVHGATPATVSAATTSATSVPFAATATANQIPIISAEHLTSHKYVTQM; translated from the exons ATGGCCATGTTGGCCCAGCAGATGCAGCTAGCCAATGCCATGATGCCTGGTACCCCATTACAGCCCGTG CCAATGTTTTCAGTTGCACCAAGCTTAGCCACCAATGCATCAGCAGCCTTTAATCCCTACCTGGGGCCTGTTTCCCCAAGCCTGGTTCCAGCAGAAATCTTGCCTACTGCACCAATGTTGGTCACGGGGAATCCTGGAGTTCCAGtgccagctgctgctgcagctgctgcacaGAAATTAATGCGGACAGATAGACTCGAG GTGTGTCGAGAGTACCAGCGAGGCAACTGCAACCGAGGAGAGAATGATTGTCGGTTTGCTCACCCTGCTGACAGCACAATGATTGACACCAATGACAACACCGTCACCGTCTGCATGGATTACATCAAAGGGAGATGCTCTCGGGAGAAGTGCAAATACTTCCACCCTCCTGCACACCTGCAAGCCAAGATCAAGGCTGCCCAATACCAGGTCAACCAGGCTGCAGCAGCACAGGCTGCGGCCACTGCAGCTGCCATG ACTCAGTCGGCTGTCAAATCACTGAAGCGACCCCTCGAGGCAACCTTTGACCTG GGAATTCCTCAAGCTGTACTTCCCCCATTGCCAAAGAGGCCTGCTCTTGAAAAAACCAACGGTGCCACCGCAGTCTTTAACACTGGTATTTTCCAATACCAACAGGCCCTAGCCAACATGCAGTTACAGCAGCATACCGCCTTCCTCCCACCAG GCTCAATATTGTGCATGACACCCGCTACAAGTGTTG TTCCCATGGTGCACGGTGCTACGCCAGCCACTGTGTCCGCAGCAACAACATCTGCCACAAGTGTTCCCTTCGCTGCAACAGCCACAGCCAACCAG
- the Mbnl1 gene encoding muscleblind-like protein 1 isoform X19 — translation MAMLAQQMQLANAMMPGTPLQPVPMFSVAPSLATNASAAFNPYLGPVSPSLVPAEILPTAPMLVTGNPGVPVPAAAAAAAQKLMRTDRLEVCREYQRGNCNRGENDCRFAHPADSTMIDTNDNTVTVCMDYIKGRCSREKCKYFHPPAHLQAKIKAAQYQVNQAAAAQAAATAAAMGIPQAVLPPLPKRPALEKTNGATAVFNTGIFQYQQALANMQLQQHTAFLPPVPMVHGATPATVSAATTSATSVPFAATATANQIPIISAEHLTSHKYVTQM, via the exons ATGGCCATGTTGGCCCAGCAGATGCAGCTAGCCAATGCCATGATGCCTGGTACCCCATTACAGCCCGTG CCAATGTTTTCAGTTGCACCAAGCTTAGCCACCAATGCATCAGCAGCCTTTAATCCCTACCTGGGGCCTGTTTCCCCAAGCCTGGTTCCAGCAGAAATCTTGCCTACTGCACCAATGTTGGTCACGGGGAATCCTGGAGTTCCAGtgccagctgctgctgcagctgctgcacaGAAATTAATGCGGACAGATAGACTCGAG GTGTGTCGAGAGTACCAGCGAGGCAACTGCAACCGAGGAGAGAATGATTGTCGGTTTGCTCACCCTGCTGACAGCACAATGATTGACACCAATGACAACACCGTCACCGTCTGCATGGATTACATCAAAGGGAGATGCTCTCGGGAGAAGTGCAAATACTTCCACCCTCCTGCACACCTGCAAGCCAAGATCAAGGCTGCCCAATACCAGGTCAACCAGGCTGCAGCAGCACAGGCTGCGGCCACTGCAGCTGCCATG GGAATTCCTCAAGCTGTACTTCCCCCATTGCCAAAGAGGCCTGCTCTTGAAAAAACCAACGGTGCCACCGCAGTCTTTAACACTGGTATTTTCCAATACCAACAGGCCCTAGCCAACATGCAGTTACAGCAGCATACCGCCTTCCTCCCACCAG TTCCCATGGTGCACGGTGCTACGCCAGCCACTGTGTCCGCAGCAACAACATCTGCCACAAGTGTTCCCTTCGCTGCAACAGCCACAGCCAACCAG
- the Mbnl1 gene encoding muscleblind-like protein 1 isoform X11: MQQSFQKRGGDCISRWEGSPYYTGSDTNYQYCTVEPMFSVAPSLATNASAAFNPYLGPVSPSLVPAEILPTAPMLVTGNPGVPVPAAAAAAAQKLMRTDRLEVCREYQRGNCNRGENDCRFAHPADSTMIDTNDNTVTVCMDYIKGRCSREKCKYFHPPAHLQAKIKAAQYQVNQAAAAQAAATAAAMTQSAVKSLKRPLEATFDLGIPQAVLPPLPKRPALEKTNGATAVFNTGIFQYQQALANMQLQQHTAFLPPGSILCMTPATSVVPMVHGATPATVSAATTSATSVPFAATATANQIPIISAEHLTSHKYVTQM; encoded by the exons ATGCAACAGTCATTCCAAAAAAGAGGGGGGGATTGCATTTCGAGGTGGGAGGGATCCCCATATTACACCGGCAGTGATACCAATTATCAGTACTGTACAGTCGAG CCAATGTTTTCAGTTGCACCAAGCTTAGCCACCAATGCATCAGCAGCCTTTAATCCCTACCTGGGGCCTGTTTCCCCAAGCCTGGTTCCAGCAGAAATCTTGCCTACTGCACCAATGTTGGTCACGGGGAATCCTGGAGTTCCAGtgccagctgctgctgcagctgctgcacaGAAATTAATGCGGACAGATAGACTCGAG GTGTGTCGAGAGTACCAGCGAGGCAACTGCAACCGAGGAGAGAATGATTGTCGGTTTGCTCACCCTGCTGACAGCACAATGATTGACACCAATGACAACACCGTCACCGTCTGCATGGATTACATCAAAGGGAGATGCTCTCGGGAGAAGTGCAAATACTTCCACCCTCCTGCACACCTGCAAGCCAAGATCAAGGCTGCCCAATACCAGGTCAACCAGGCTGCAGCAGCACAGGCTGCGGCCACTGCAGCTGCCATG ACTCAGTCGGCTGTCAAATCACTGAAGCGACCCCTCGAGGCAACCTTTGACCTG GGAATTCCTCAAGCTGTACTTCCCCCATTGCCAAAGAGGCCTGCTCTTGAAAAAACCAACGGTGCCACCGCAGTCTTTAACACTGGTATTTTCCAATACCAACAGGCCCTAGCCAACATGCAGTTACAGCAGCATACCGCCTTCCTCCCACCAG GCTCAATATTGTGCATGACACCCGCTACAAGTGTTG TTCCCATGGTGCACGGTGCTACGCCAGCCACTGTGTCCGCAGCAACAACATCTGCCACAAGTGTTCCCTTCGCTGCAACAGCCACAGCCAACCAG
- the Mbnl1 gene encoding muscleblind-like protein 1 isoform X13 — MQQSFQKRGGDCISRWEGSPYYTGSDTNYQYCTVEPMFSVAPSLATNASAAFNPYLGPVSPSLVPAEILPTAPMLVTGNPGVPVPAAAAAAAQKLMRTDRLEVCREYQRGNCNRGENDCRFAHPADSTMIDTNDNTVTVCMDYIKGRCSREKCKYFHPPAHLQAKIKAAQYQVNQAAAAQAAATAAAMTQSAVKSLKRPLEATFDLGIPQAVLPPLPKRPALEKTNGATAVFNTGIFQYQQALANMQLQQHTAFLPPVPMVHGATPATVSAATTSATSVPFAATATANQIPIISAEHLTSHKYVTQM, encoded by the exons ATGCAACAGTCATTCCAAAAAAGAGGGGGGGATTGCATTTCGAGGTGGGAGGGATCCCCATATTACACCGGCAGTGATACCAATTATCAGTACTGTACAGTCGAG CCAATGTTTTCAGTTGCACCAAGCTTAGCCACCAATGCATCAGCAGCCTTTAATCCCTACCTGGGGCCTGTTTCCCCAAGCCTGGTTCCAGCAGAAATCTTGCCTACTGCACCAATGTTGGTCACGGGGAATCCTGGAGTTCCAGtgccagctgctgctgcagctgctgcacaGAAATTAATGCGGACAGATAGACTCGAG GTGTGTCGAGAGTACCAGCGAGGCAACTGCAACCGAGGAGAGAATGATTGTCGGTTTGCTCACCCTGCTGACAGCACAATGATTGACACCAATGACAACACCGTCACCGTCTGCATGGATTACATCAAAGGGAGATGCTCTCGGGAGAAGTGCAAATACTTCCACCCTCCTGCACACCTGCAAGCCAAGATCAAGGCTGCCCAATACCAGGTCAACCAGGCTGCAGCAGCACAGGCTGCGGCCACTGCAGCTGCCATG ACTCAGTCGGCTGTCAAATCACTGAAGCGACCCCTCGAGGCAACCTTTGACCTG GGAATTCCTCAAGCTGTACTTCCCCCATTGCCAAAGAGGCCTGCTCTTGAAAAAACCAACGGTGCCACCGCAGTCTTTAACACTGGTATTTTCCAATACCAACAGGCCCTAGCCAACATGCAGTTACAGCAGCATACCGCCTTCCTCCCACCAG TTCCCATGGTGCACGGTGCTACGCCAGCCACTGTGTCCGCAGCAACAACATCTGCCACAAGTGTTCCCTTCGCTGCAACAGCCACAGCCAACCAG
- the Mbnl1 gene encoding muscleblind-like protein 1 isoform X21 — translation MQQSFQKRGGDCISRWEGSPYYTGSDTNYQYCTVEPMFSVAPSLATNASAAFNPYLGPVSPSLVPAEILPTAPMLVTGNPGVPVPAAAAAAAQKLMRTDRLEVCREYQRGNCNRGENDCRFAHPADSTMIDTNDNTVTVCMDYIKGRCSREKCKYFHPPAHLQAKIKAAQYQVNQAAAAQAAATAAAMGIPQAVLPPLPKRPALEKTNGATAVFNTGIFQYQQALANMQLQQHTAFLPPDTHNICRTSD, via the exons ATGCAACAGTCATTCCAAAAAAGAGGGGGGGATTGCATTTCGAGGTGGGAGGGATCCCCATATTACACCGGCAGTGATACCAATTATCAGTACTGTACAGTCGAG CCAATGTTTTCAGTTGCACCAAGCTTAGCCACCAATGCATCAGCAGCCTTTAATCCCTACCTGGGGCCTGTTTCCCCAAGCCTGGTTCCAGCAGAAATCTTGCCTACTGCACCAATGTTGGTCACGGGGAATCCTGGAGTTCCAGtgccagctgctgctgcagctgctgcacaGAAATTAATGCGGACAGATAGACTCGAG GTGTGTCGAGAGTACCAGCGAGGCAACTGCAACCGAGGAGAGAATGATTGTCGGTTTGCTCACCCTGCTGACAGCACAATGATTGACACCAATGACAACACCGTCACCGTCTGCATGGATTACATCAAAGGGAGATGCTCTCGGGAGAAGTGCAAATACTTCCACCCTCCTGCACACCTGCAAGCCAAGATCAAGGCTGCCCAATACCAGGTCAACCAGGCTGCAGCAGCACAGGCTGCGGCCACTGCAGCTGCCATG GGAATTCCTCAAGCTGTACTTCCCCCATTGCCAAAGAGGCCTGCTCTTGAAAAAACCAACGGTGCCACCGCAGTCTTTAACACTGGTATTTTCCAATACCAACAGGCCCTAGCCAACATGCAGTTACAGCAGCATACCGCCTTCCTCCCACCAG